A single window of Sporomusaceae bacterium DNA harbors:
- a CDS encoding nucleotidyltransferase, with amino-acid sequence MFITDSPDAMLDDLLARIGRKLEITSDQRDFAKREYVEVGRWLGDDDSPLTPFTPVIYAQGSLAIDTTVKPLKQDEFDLDLVCELAGGWRGHGPVETLDLIEKRLQQNGAYKPMVKRMNRCIRLDYPRNFHMDILPGYPDNDKTPGALKVPDRKLLTWKDSNPKGFAAWFDGKSRHHVFLEKAAKVEPFPDYDLPQDKPTLKKIVQLFKRRRDIAFSDDPDRAPISVVLTTLAANAYSGHYSVSEGLAETLAGIMHSIPSGRRLVVPNPTNPAEDFSEKWDNDRALYDSFLKWLRSFIREWNDIRLAARDGAGLPHIQKLLSAMFGEAVSVHAISEQQEYIQKIRNSGMLAIDSSRRGLVLAGSGGLDVKKNTFYGA; translated from the coding sequence ATGTTCATCACCGATAGTCCAGACGCGATGCTTGACGACCTGCTCGCCCGCATCGGCCGGAAACTCGAAATCACGTCCGACCAGCGCGATTTCGCTAAGCGCGAATACGTGGAAGTCGGGAGATGGTTGGGTGACGACGATAGCCCCTTGACCCCATTCACACCCGTCATCTACGCTCAGGGGTCACTTGCCATAGACACCACTGTCAAGCCCTTAAAGCAGGACGAGTTCGACCTCGACCTCGTTTGCGAACTGGCCGGTGGCTGGAGAGGCCACGGCCCCGTCGAAACGCTCGACCTCATAGAGAAGCGACTCCAGCAAAACGGTGCCTATAAGCCCATGGTCAAACGCATGAACCGTTGCATCCGGCTTGACTACCCTCGCAATTTCCACATGGACATCCTTCCCGGGTACCCAGACAACGACAAGACTCCCGGGGCCCTCAAAGTTCCGGACCGGAAGCTCCTCACCTGGAAGGATAGCAACCCTAAAGGATTCGCGGCCTGGTTCGACGGTAAGAGCCGTCACCACGTCTTCCTCGAAAAGGCGGCGAAGGTCGAACCCTTCCCGGATTACGACCTGCCCCAGGACAAGCCCACCCTGAAGAAGATTGTGCAGCTTTTCAAGCGGCGCCGCGACATCGCTTTTTCTGACGACCCCGATAGAGCACCCATTAGCGTCGTGCTAACCACCCTAGCGGCCAACGCTTACTCCGGTCATTATTCCGTGAGCGAAGGCCTTGCGGAGACCTTGGCCGGTATTATGCACTCCATCCCGTCTGGTAGGCGGCTCGTTGTTCCTAACCCCACGAATCCAGCTGAGGATTTCAGCGAAAAGTGGGACAACGACCGGGCCCTATATGATTCGTTCCTAAAATGGCTCCGAAGTTTCATCAGGGAATGGAATGATATCCGCCTTGCGGCTCGCGACGGGGCAGGTCTTCCTCACATACAGAAGCTCCTCTCCGCAATGTTCGGCGAGGCAGTTTCAGTCCACGCCATCAGCGAGCAACAGGAATACATCCAGAAAATTAGGAATTCCGGTATGCTGGCCATCGACAGCTCCAGACGGGGACTCGTCCTTGCCGGCTCGGGAGGCCTTGATGTCAAGAAAAACACGTTTTACGGAGCCTAA
- a CDS encoding AAA family ATPase: MNIESIHIKNLRAFKDQLISLDDYNCFVGPNGAGKSTVLCALNIFFRESQGTSTNLITLSKEDFHLLNTSNPIEIILTFVGLNEEAQADFADYYRQGKLVISAVATYNDKTESAEVKQFGQRMGMPQLKNFFEAEGDGAKVPELKAIYAELCKQLPDLKAAGTKEAMITALREYEAARPEQCELIPSEDQFYGVSKGTNRLAKHLQWVYVPAVKDASEEQIESKNSALGKLLARAVRSKVNFADDIEDILKGAQQQYQCLLDRSQSVLDEVTQSLQKRICEWAHPEANLKVQWQQDPQKSIKVEAPFAGILAGEGNFEGQLARFGHGLQRSFLLALLQELASSEDSGPRLIIGCEEPELYQHPPQERHLSAVLQLLSQKNAQVIITTHSPHFVSGTGFEKVRMVRRHIAEKYAVVKHMAFEQIASTVSAALGEKPLKPAGTLAKVHQVLQPSLNEMFFTHRLILVEGLEDFAYISAWLSITGRWDEYRRLGCHIVPCNGKSMMIQPLSIARGLDIPVFLVFDGDSGAKHPEEHKKDNVALLRLIGADATNPFPPTTMWGPNYAVWSTDMGTVVKADVENQAWEKAYEYASRVCGQAGDIQKNAYHIGARLAWLFENGIKPASLETLSEKILTFAK, encoded by the coding sequence ATGAACATCGAATCAATCCATATTAAAAACTTACGTGCTTTTAAGGACCAATTAATATCGCTAGATGATTATAACTGTTTTGTTGGCCCCAATGGTGCGGGGAAATCGACTGTTCTGTGTGCATTAAACATCTTTTTCCGAGAGTCGCAAGGTACATCGACAAATTTAATAACGCTGAGTAAAGAAGATTTCCATCTGCTTAACACCTCAAATCCAATTGAGATTATTTTGACCTTTGTAGGCCTTAATGAAGAGGCCCAAGCCGATTTTGCAGACTACTATAGGCAAGGGAAGCTTGTAATATCAGCCGTCGCGACATATAACGATAAAACTGAGAGTGCTGAAGTTAAGCAGTTTGGGCAACGTATGGGCATGCCTCAGTTGAAAAATTTTTTTGAGGCTGAGGGCGATGGAGCTAAAGTACCTGAATTAAAAGCAATATATGCGGAGTTGTGTAAACAACTGCCTGACTTAAAAGCAGCCGGAACTAAAGAGGCTATGATTACCGCTCTTCGTGAATACGAAGCCGCACGCCCGGAGCAATGCGAACTTATTCCGAGCGAAGACCAGTTTTATGGAGTGAGTAAAGGTACTAATCGTCTTGCAAAACATTTGCAGTGGGTTTATGTGCCGGCCGTTAAAGACGCATCTGAGGAACAGATTGAATCGAAAAACAGTGCGCTGGGAAAACTGTTAGCCAGAGCAGTAAGAAGCAAAGTCAATTTTGCCGATGACATTGAGGATATTTTAAAGGGAGCACAGCAGCAATACCAATGTCTACTCGATAGAAGTCAGTCCGTTTTGGATGAAGTAACACAATCGCTGCAAAAAAGAATTTGCGAGTGGGCTCATCCGGAGGCGAATCTAAAAGTTCAGTGGCAACAAGACCCTCAAAAATCAATTAAAGTTGAAGCACCCTTTGCTGGAATCCTTGCCGGAGAGGGTAATTTCGAAGGTCAGCTCGCGCGATTCGGTCACGGTCTCCAGCGGTCATTCCTTTTAGCCCTTTTACAGGAATTGGCTAGTAGCGAAGACAGTGGCCCTAGGCTCATTATTGGATGTGAAGAACCAGAATTATATCAACACCCGCCACAAGAACGACATTTATCCGCCGTTCTGCAGCTTCTCAGTCAAAAGAATGCGCAAGTTATAATCACTACGCACAGCCCCCACTTTGTCTCAGGAACAGGTTTTGAAAAAGTTAGAATGGTTCGCCGACACATAGCGGAAAAATATGCTGTCGTGAAACATATGGCTTTTGAGCAGATTGCTAGTACCGTTTCCGCTGCTTTGGGTGAAAAACCTTTAAAGCCGGCTGGCACATTAGCAAAAGTGCATCAAGTTCTCCAGCCATCACTTAACGAAATGTTCTTCACCCACCGATTAATTCTTGTTGAAGGCTTAGAGGATTTCGCTTACATCAGTGCTTGGCTAAGTATAACCGGGCGCTGGGACGAATATCGGCGTCTCGGATGTCACATCGTTCCGTGCAATGGCAAAAGCATGATGATTCAGCCTCTTTCGATTGCAAGAGGTCTAGATATACCGGTGTTTCTCGTTTTCGACGGAGATAGTGGAGCAAAACATCCAGAAGAGCATAAAAAAGATAATGTCGCGTTGTTAAGGCTAATTGGTGCAGATGCGACCAATCCTTTCCCTCCAACAACTATGTGGGGACCTAACTATGCAGTTTGGAGCACCGATATGGGTACAGTAGTAAAAGCTGATGTCGAAAATCAAGCATGGGAAAAGGCGTACGAGTATGCGAGTAGAGTATGCGGACAAGCCGGCGACATTCAAAAAAATGCATACCACATCGGGGCACGGCTAGCCTGGCTATTTGAAAATGGTATTAAACCGGCCAGCCTCGAGACTCTAAGCGAAAAAATCTTGACCTTTGCGAAATAG
- a CDS encoding CBASS cGAMP-activated phospholipase, giving the protein MKKILSIDGGGVKGTLPASFLAHVEEHLDGSVAEYFDLIVGTSTGGIIALGLGLGMTAKEILGLYAELGPKVFRRNGGKLARIAKMISKPMYEDVPLKEALEPHFGGRRLGESRNRLVIPAFDFDSCDAYLYKTAHHKRLMNDYKAPAMDVALATSAAPMFFPAHRNCHSVPLVDGGVWCNNPVLVAAMEGADVLSWDPSEIRILSLGCSQAPLDWSTPGKTPEGMADWVKSLLIVELFYQAQSAAAMNMATLRLGGDQSRIYRINPVVAPDAYSLDGIDGIDSLKGKGYVIARKEFRHLKDTFFSAKAEPFTPEYVLCG; this is encoded by the coding sequence ATGAAAAAGATTCTTTCCATCGACGGCGGGGGCGTGAAAGGCACGCTCCCCGCATCCTTTCTTGCTCACGTCGAAGAGCACCTTGACGGTTCCGTCGCCGAATACTTCGACCTTATCGTCGGCACATCCACTGGCGGCATCATCGCCCTCGGTCTCGGACTCGGAATGACCGCTAAGGAAATCCTTGGTCTTTACGCAGAACTGGGCCCTAAGGTTTTCCGGCGCAATGGTGGTAAGCTGGCGCGCATCGCCAAGATGATATCAAAACCCATGTACGAAGATGTACCTCTCAAGGAAGCCCTGGAGCCGCATTTCGGCGGAAGAAGGCTTGGCGAAAGCAGGAACAGGCTTGTGATTCCCGCTTTCGATTTCGATTCCTGCGACGCCTACCTTTACAAGACCGCCCATCATAAACGCCTAATGAACGACTACAAGGCCCCGGCCATGGATGTAGCTCTCGCCACTTCCGCAGCCCCGATGTTCTTCCCGGCGCACCGGAACTGCCACTCGGTGCCCTTGGTCGACGGCGGCGTTTGGTGCAACAACCCTGTTCTCGTTGCCGCCATGGAAGGTGCAGACGTGCTCAGCTGGGACCCCAGCGAGATAAGAATCCTGAGCTTAGGCTGCTCTCAGGCCCCTCTTGACTGGTCCACTCCCGGAAAAACCCCAGAAGGCATGGCGGACTGGGTCAAATCGCTCCTGATTGTCGAGCTGTTTTACCAGGCCCAATCTGCCGCGGCAATGAACATGGCTACCTTACGACTTGGCGGTGACCAATCCAGGATTTACAGAATCAACCCGGTCGTGGCGCCGGACGCCTATAGCCTAGACGGCATCGACGGCATCGACTCCCTAAAAGGCAAGGGCTACGTCATAGCAAGAAAGGAGTTCCGCCATCTCAAGGACACATTCTTCTCGGCTAAGGCCGAACCGTTCACGCCGGAATATGTACTGTGCGGCTAA
- a CDS encoding zinc dependent phospholipase C family protein: MTHYLVCKDAIKRLDPIFWREYSNFVGFGSFGPDLFYVKDVFISKAIKSFSYKKVSDEMHWDGTLDCFCAMLDYIKASAAPADVIGKMKAFAYGFYGHVVTDCVFHPFVYRSTCDHWRNHPEDEYKDHKNFEGMVDSYIFATKKNADPDFALDVAVGCGAGNNHDMLDPDIADLYMAGIRAAYSGKLDFEALFMKREFSDEKHPIHKAYEDFAKLIGGDFYAVGKIHYNFMALEPVKPYEEWEAAHIARMNEAQKPWFPAPGNDRLFYSALGLYNYTVKAVETVFSAGEAYFGQNEASAKEFLCQQAFPYFTENYNLDTGLPASLNGDETNASADNATRFGFGAEILDSYYRGLATTLAAAGK, encoded by the coding sequence GTGACCCATTACCTAGTATGCAAGGACGCCATCAAGCGCCTTGACCCTATCTTCTGGAGAGAGTATTCCAACTTCGTCGGTTTCGGTTCCTTCGGCCCCGACCTGTTCTACGTGAAGGACGTATTTATTTCCAAAGCTATCAAATCGTTCTCATACAAGAAGGTGTCCGACGAGATGCACTGGGACGGCACCCTCGACTGCTTCTGCGCGATGCTCGACTACATCAAGGCGAGTGCCGCACCCGCCGACGTCATCGGCAAGATGAAGGCGTTCGCCTACGGATTCTACGGGCACGTCGTAACCGACTGCGTCTTCCACCCCTTCGTCTACCGTAGTACTTGCGACCATTGGCGAAACCATCCCGAAGACGAGTACAAGGACCACAAAAATTTCGAAGGTATGGTCGACAGCTATATCTTCGCCACCAAGAAGAACGCCGACCCAGATTTCGCACTCGATGTAGCGGTCGGATGCGGAGCTGGCAACAACCACGATATGCTCGACCCCGATATCGCCGACCTTTACATGGCCGGAATCCGCGCCGCCTATTCCGGCAAGCTCGATTTCGAGGCCCTGTTCATGAAGAGAGAGTTTAGCGACGAGAAGCACCCCATCCACAAGGCTTACGAAGACTTCGCCAAACTTATTGGCGGGGACTTCTACGCCGTAGGAAAAATCCACTACAACTTCATGGCGCTCGAACCCGTAAAACCTTACGAAGAGTGGGAAGCTGCTCACATCGCCCGCATGAACGAGGCTCAGAAACCTTGGTTTCCAGCTCCCGGCAATGACCGACTCTTTTACTCCGCACTCGGCCTATACAACTATACCGTCAAGGCTGTTGAGACCGTCTTCTCAGCCGGCGAAGCCTACTTCGGACAAAACGAAGCATCTGCGAAGGAGTTCTTGTGTCAGCAAGCCTTCCCTTACTTCACCGAGAACTACAACCTCGACACAGGCCTTCCCGCCTCCCTCAACGGAGACGAGACTAATGCGTCTGCCGACAATGCGACAAGGTTCGGTTTCGGAGCCGAAATCCTCGACTCGTACTACCGCGGCTTAGCTACCACTCTTGCGGCAGCGGGCAAGTGA